The window TAGTAGAGCGTGTAGTCGGCGGAGATCCCGATGATGCTCATGCTCATCACCAGCGTCATCAGGTGCAGCTCGCCAAAAATCAGCAACGTGACGACGGTGCCCGCCAGCGCGCCAATGCCGATCGAAATCAGGCACAGCAGCAGCGGGCGCAGGGAGCGGAACACCGCCACAATCAGCAAAATCACCCCAAGCAGGGTGGCGACACCGAGGGTCGAAACATCCCGCTTTGCCTGCTGGCTGGCGTAATCGCTGTAGAACATGGTCCCGCGAGACAACAGCTGCGCCTGCGGATATTGCGCCTTGAGTTCACCTTCCAGCGTATTGAGTGTGGTGACCAGTTGGTGCGTCTGCTGCATGTCAAACGACGAACCGGCCAGCTCGCCGTGCAGCAGGTACCAGTAGTTGCCCTGATCATCCTGAGCCACCAGCCAGCCGTCCATCAGCCGCAGGCGCTGGCCGTTTTTGGCCATTGCCAACTGCGAGCCGCGCATCAGCATCAGCGGGTCGTTTTGCAGCTCTTTGCCGCTCACGCCGGAGAAGGCCGAGTAGAGTTGGGAAAGAATCCACTGCGCTTGTGCCTCGCCGCCGTTTTGCAGGCGTGCGCGGGTGTCGCTATCGATCAGGCCGTTGCGGTGCTGCCAGAAGAAAGCGCCCCAGGCCTGCTGGCTGTCGGCGTCCATCGGGCCTTTGACCTCAGCCAGAGCCTGCGATTTCTGTAATAGCGACAGCCAGCTGCGGGCAACCTGCGGGTCGGCTTTTTTCCCGGGGCTTACCAGCCAGACCAGTTGCCGGTCAAGGCGCTGCATAAAGCCGTCGTTGAGGCTCGGCGGGATCGCCCCCAACGTCTGCTTGGGCAGCATTGCCAGCACGCTGCTGTTGAGCCGCGCCTGTGGCAGCAGGCTCAGCAACACGCCCAACAAGATCAGGCAGGCGACTCCCCAGAACAGCGCGGGTCGTTTACTGGGCGGCAAAGCGTTGGCGTTCATCATCAGTCAGCTGTGCGGGCGTCAGTTGGTGTTGGGAAAGCGTGATATCGGTGCGATCGCCCTGTTTATCGTTCAGTTGAATACTTTCCAGATAGATTTTTCCGGCTAAATCAATGGTCGCGAAAATCTTATCCAGCGGCGTGGTGATCGGCGTCAGGCGCAGCGTCCAGCGGCCTTCACCTTTGTCGGCAAACGCCACGCGGAAGTTCTGTTCCAGCACGTTACGATCCGCCTGGAACAGTGCGCGCAGCAGATGGTTGAACTGGAACATCTGCGGGTTGTTCTCGGCGGTGAGGGTTTGCGGCGGCTGGCCGTTGATCACCTGTACCATCCGTTTGTCATCGAGCAGCAGCTGCATCGGGAACGGGGACGTTTGGTCCCACAGCAATCCCTGGTCACGTGCGATCAACATGTTACCCTGCGATCGCAGCGGCTGCGGCAGATCCTTAATGGTGCGGGTTTGATCGAAGTGAGCGCGGACCACCGGCTGTTCGGTAAAGCGCTGTTGCAGATCATCCAGCGTCAGGGCGCTGACCCATGGGCTGATAAGCAGCGCCAGCAGCGGTAAAAATCTCATGGCGTGACCCCCATCCGGGCAAACAGGATAGCCGGGCTGACGAAGCACAGTTCGCGGCTGTTCTCTTCTACCGCCACCTGGATGGTATAGCCGGTAGTCGCGCGTTTGCCGGTTTCGGCATCGAAAATTTCGTAACCAATGCGCAGACGGTTTTCGAACTCCTCAAGGCGTGCGCGTACGCGAATGCGCTGCTCAAAGGTCAGGGGGTTGCGGTACTTGACGCGGGTATCGACCACCGGCCACAGATAGCCGGATTCCTTCATTTGCCGATAGCCATAATCGAACTGATTCAGCAGCGCCTCGCGGGCAATTTCGAAGTAGCGGAAATAGTTTCCGTGCCACGCCACGCCCATCATATCGACGTCGTGGAACGGAATGGTCAGCTCGACTTCAGCCGTAAAGCGGGGATCGTTAAGCACCCTTACTCCTTGTCTTTGGTATCCGGCAGCTGCCAGAAATCGAAAAAGTTAAACCAGTCGAGCGGCGACTGTAGCGCGTAGTGCTCCAGACGCTCGGCGTAGCGATCGATGGCTTGCTGTAACGCGTTTTGCCGTTCGGCGCGCGGCAACAGTAGCGGGTCGGCGAAAGGCTCGCAGTGAATACGCAGTTTCCCTTGATGGCGCAGGGCGAAAATCAGATCCACCGGGCAGCGTAAAATCGAGGCGAGAATAAAGGGTCCCTGCGGGAAGGGGGCCGCTTGCCCCATAAAGCGGCTCCAGCAGACGCGCCATTCGCCGCCGCGTTGTGGATTAACGGCAATGCGATCGCCGACGATGGCAATCCACTCGCCGCGATCCAGCTTCTCTTTAAGCAGGATCGCAGTATCCGGACCGATGTCGGTTACTGGCAGTAGATTCAGCCCGGCCTGCGGGGCCATCTCTTGCATGATTTGTTTAAAGTGCTGGGCGTTGTCGCTGAACACCAGCGCATTGATGGTTTTACTGCCCTGCAGCTGAGCCAACGCCCGACAGGCTTCAACATCA of the Citrobacter freundii genome contains:
- a CDS encoding LolA family protein — its product is MRFLPLLALLISPWVSALTLDDLQQRFTEQPVVRAHFDQTRTIKDLPQPLRSQGNMLIARDQGLLWDQTSPFPMQLLLDDKRMVQVINGQPPQTLTAENNPQMFQFNHLLRALFQADRNVLEQNFRVAFADKGEGRWTLRLTPITTPLDKIFATIDLAGKIYLESIQLNDKQGDRTDITLSQHQLTPAQLTDDERQRFAAQ
- a CDS encoding acyl-CoA thioesterase, with protein sequence MLNDPRFTAEVELTIPFHDVDMMGVAWHGNYFRYFEIAREALLNQFDYGYRQMKESGYLWPVVDTRVKYRNPLTFEQRIRVRARLEEFENRLRIGYEIFDAETGKRATTGYTIQVAVEENSRELCFVSPAILFARMGVTP